In Aricia agestis chromosome 16, ilAriAges1.1, whole genome shotgun sequence, one genomic interval encodes:
- the LOC121734923 gene encoding uncharacterized protein LOC121734923 isoform X1, which produces MRPAVPEYPVDRYLVQSNIKYNDLNNIINEDLWESEPALRPEDEKTLRKLHEMLRSTADDLKVLSGELAKQREHEIRIKSMPTPIDEEFKEKVHIEEVVNAKFFGHKIADDRNLATPFLNVQKNVVDGLIKTIAEKQKVKHKTTKGVQVNEAPVKKINYKNLVKSQTRVVQVNHDKENTENNRSNKSNKLNNVSRIGYSEYSYKYVEPKPLMHIKRNLQVQKLPKVNIRSELKIQNVLQLDILPDDAIRSNLQNLSNNNSSVFIVKHQAERAESNRLDALVTNFKPVASQINPVKKSIDRKVSKLQTCESSESTEHVASDISQLSKSQKYFKRVQSMSPITNKTKGKSKNVRNTTVTSLEEWRNKLNAVYGPSSSKTRKGVRFQSKTKNQSPIQKANTDSKVNNKKGLNNVEYIPYTKLTLGGVSLDEIEKEIPDLPDKKEMPLGPILEKILSSRENTISANSPKISIQNTKNILTTSDENLLKEVLDIQEKVSKSLQDEDDKNNMSNDENNTYADDFDDDKTDSSYRLSYHNDSSKSPDNEDSSKESKTNNSPITDEEKIEFKIQNETYTKSNSLSFKNSVDVFEYVHEIDTQDSSTQINLNKKMARKQTQTSPRTDKNNIQSIHNDLKSTDPLEEVENMFKLEKDFIKKLILEEYGDIFTKSLSKPSKSGHKSGIINENSTQKDTQTSPARMKSVMTSPTRTKTRTTSPFAVSKVDRHTSPIPATNNEELPPDFNDDISIILSSPRFSLRLPQTSRDVMSNLDTKPQRKPKMPVQSRKNLTSTSSSSVDEYSSSDISSWGQIERYRQNRKLRLSTTEDSSSPTPRRSELSQVPTKSEGEISFGQIRRKVRSKDRSEGEASIGEFFRRARKQL; this is translated from the exons ATGAGGCCGGCGGTACCTGAGTACCCAGTCGATCGATATTTG GTTCagagcaacataaaatataatgaccTGAACAACATCATCAATGAGGACTTATGGGAATCAGAGCCCGCGCTACGACCCGAAGACGAAAAAACGCTAAGAAAGCTTCATGAAATGCTGAGGTCCACAGCAGACGATTTAAAAGTTCTTTCTGGTGAGCTGGCAAAACAACGTGAACATGAGATTCGGATTAAATCTATGCCGACGCCGATAGACGAAGAATTCAAAGAAAAGGTCCATATCGAGGAGGTTGTTAATGCAAAATTTTTTGGGCACAAAATTGCTGATGATAGAAATTTAGCAACGCCTTTTCTCAAtgtacaaaaaaatgttgtcgATGGACTAATTAAAACGATTGctgaaaaacaaaaagttaaacATAAAACTACTAAAGGAGTTCAAGTGAATGAAGCACCTGTGAAGAAAATTAACTATAAAAACCTGGTTAAGTCCCAGACCAGGGTTGTTCAGGTGAATCATGATAAAGAAAACACAGAAAATAATAGGAGCAATAAGagtaacaaattaaataatgtttcaaGAATAGGTTATAGTGAATATTCGTACAAATATGTGGAACCAAAACCTTTAATGCACATAAAAAGAAACCTTCAAGTACAGAAATTGCCAAAGGTTAATATTAGGAgtgaattaaaaatacaaaacgttTTACAATTAGATATACTTCCAGATGACGCAATAAGGAGTAATTTGCAGAatcttagtaataataatagtagtgTATTCATAGTAAAACACCAAGCAGAACGAGCTGAATCTAATCGATTAGATGCTTTAGTAACCAATTTCAAACCAGTCGCCTCACAAATAAACCCAGTTAAAAAGTCTATAGACAGAAAAGTATCGAAACTGCAAACATGTGAAAGCAGTGAGTCCACAGAGCACGTCGCATCCGACATAAGCCAATTatcaaaatcacaaaaatactTTAAGCGAGTACAAAGCATGTCGCcaataacaaacaaaacaaaaggaAAATCTAAAAATGTTAGAAATACGACCGTTACAAGTCTCGAGGAGTggagaaataaattaaatgctGTATATGGGCCGTCCTCATCTAAAACTCGAAAAGGTGTGCGTTTCCaatcaaaaaccaaaaatcagAGTCCTATCCAAAAAGCAAATACCGATAGTAAAGTGAACAATAAAAAGGGGTTGAACAATGTTGAATACATTCCGTATACTAAACTAACCCTTGGAGGTGTAAGCCTAGATGAGATTGAAAAAGAGATACCTGATTTACCCGACAAAAAAGAAATGCCTTTAGGACCTATTCTCGAAAAAATTTTAAGCAGCAGAGAAAATACTATATCTGCGAATAGCCCAAAAATTAGTATACAAAACACGAAAAACATTCTTACTACTTCAgatgaaaatttattaaagGAAGTTCTAGACATTCAAGAAAAAGTTTCTAAATCGTTACAAGACGaagatgataaaaataatatgtccaATGACGAAAATAATACTTATGCTGATGACTTCGACGACGATAAAACTGATTCATCATATCGTTTATCATACCACAATGATTCTAGTAAATCACCAGATAACGAAGACAGTTCAAAAGAGTCTAAAACAAATAACAGCCCCATAACAGACGAAGAAAAAATTGAATTCAAAATCCAAAATGAGACCTATACGAAATCAAACAGTTTATCGTTCAAAAACTCTGTAGATGTTTTTGAATACGTTCATGAAATAGACACTCAGGATTCGAGTACTCAAATCAATTTAAACAAGAAAATGGCGCGAAAACAAACTCAAACATCGCCGAGAaccgataaaaataatatacaatccATTCATAATGACCTAAAATCAACTGACCCTTTGGAAGAAGTCGAGAACATGTTCAAATTAGAAAAAGATTTTATCAAAAAGCTTATATTAGAAGAATATGGTGACATTTTTACAAAGTCTTTAAGTAAACCATCTAAATCGGGGCATAAAAGTGGTATAATAAATGAGAATTCAACACAAAAGGACACTCAAACGTCTCCAGCTCGGATGAAGAGTGTGATGACATCACCAACCCGCACAAAAACTAGAACGACGTCACCGTTTGCCGTGTCAAAAGTTGACCGTCATACCAGCCCTATACCTGCCACCAACAACGAAGAACTCCCACCTGATTTCAACGACGATATTTCCATAATCCTTTCCTCGCCCCGCTTCAGTCTACGACTGCCTCAAACATCAAGAGATGTCATGTCGAATCTGGATACGAAACCTCAGCGGAAACCAAAAATGCCAGTGCAAAGTCGGAAAAATCTTACCTCAACTAGTTCTAGCTCTGTGGACGAATACTCCTCATCGGATATAAGTAGTTGGGGACAAATAGAGAGATACAGGCAAAATAGAAAGTTACGTCTGTCTACGACTGAAGATAGCTCCTCTCCTACACCGAGACGCTCAGAGCTATCTCAAGTGCCAACGAAAAGTGAAGGAGAAATAAGTTTCGGTCAAATTAGAAGAAAAGTTAGAAGTAAAGATAGAAGTGAGGGCGAAGCTAGTATCGGCGAGTTTTTTAGACGTGCTAGGAAACAGTTGTAA